In a single window of the Danio rerio strain Tuebingen ecotype United States chromosome 20, GRCz12tu, whole genome shotgun sequence genome:
- the flrt2 gene encoding leucine-rich repeat transmembrane protein FLRT2 isoform X1, with amino-acid sequence MEFQTGFWNNDWTSFLRFWLTVLLSLHVQFSPVSSCPEECRCDRTFVYCNERSLTSVPLGVQEGYKTLFLHNNQINNAGFPLELHNVASVETVYLYGNQLDEFPLNLPKNVRVLHLQENNIQTISRAALAQLHMLEELHLDDNSISTVGVEEGAFREALSLKLLFLTKNHLSSIPIGLPADLKELRLDENRIADIDEDAFQNVTTLQRLLLDGNLLEDEAIAPGTFQDLVNLKELSLARNSLTAPPPLLPSVSLTKLNLQENQIDTIEVTAFAGLSKLEKLDISNNLLQILPPGVFDGLRSLRILNARNNLWRCDCSIKWVIAWLRSLPSAINVRGFTCQSPERVRGMVIRELTLDAIDCPAGTVLHPWPTHTYPSTLPPRRTSTITKTTSRTTRITTISPTAFYPASTNPTPPVPHFPPGPLPPYEDPLKISFHVVNSTCIDVSWESYFTVTSYKVTWVKMGQSLMSDITRERTVPGYQRRLSLSNLEPRSVYRICVYVLDTLNTYRPGEDTICSEAKTKSTSTYSESEQAAQQDNTSTLLLAGVIGGAVLVVLVTLLSLFCWHMHKKSRSPSSKWKYNRGRRKDDYCEAGTKKDNSILEMTETSFQIVSLNNEQLLKGDFRIQPIYTPNGGIGLRDCHLSNNSIAYCKSSNVPSVDFLHT; translated from the coding sequence atggAGTTTCAAACTGGATTTTGGAATAATGATTGGACTTCATTTCTTCGCTTTTGGTTGACAGTTCTGTTGAGCTTGCATGTGCAGTTCAGCCCTGTCTCCTCCTGTCCAGAGGAGTGCCGCTGTGATAGAACATTTGTTTACTGTAATGAGAGGAGCCTGACGTCTGTGCCTCTGGGGGTGCAAGAGGGATACAAGACCCTCTTCCTCCACAACAATCAGATCAATAATGCCGGCTTTCCATTGGAGCTACACAATGTTGCCTCTGTAGAAACGGTTTACCTGTACGGGAATCAGCTGGATGAATTTCCCCTTAACCTTCCGAAGAATGTCCGAGTGTTGCATCTCCAGGAAAACAACATCCAGACCATTTCCAGGGCAGCACTTGCCCAGCTACACATGCTGGAGGAACTCCACCTGGATGACAACTCCATCTCAACTGTAGGGGTAGAGGAGGGGGCTTTTAGGGAGGCTCTCAGTCTCAAACTTCTTTTCCTCACCAAAAACCATCTAAGCAGTATCCCTATCGGATTACCTGCAGACCTAAAGGAGCTGCGTTTGGATGAGAATCGAATTGCAGACATTGACGAGGATGCCTTTCAGAATGTCACCACCCTGCAGCGACTGTTACTGGATGGAAACTTGCTTGAGGATGAGGCCATTGCTCCTGGTACCTTCCAGGATTTGGTCAATCTCAAAGAACTGTCCCTGGCACGCAACTCCCTCACCGCTCCACCACCATTGCTCCCTAGCGTATCCCTAACTAAGCTCAACCTGCAGGAAAACCAGATAGACACTATTGAAGTGACAGCCTTTGCTGGACTTAGTAAACTAGAAAAGCTAGATATCTCCAACAATCTGCTTCAAATTCTTCCACCAGGTGTCTTTGACGGCTTGAGAAGTCTGAGAATCCTTAATGCTAGAAACAACCTTTGGCGCTGCGATTGTAGCATTAAGTGGGTCATTGCATGGCTCAGGTCTCTGCCTTCTGCGATAAATGTCCGTGGGTTTACGTGCCAGAGTCCAGAAAGAGTGCGTGGTATGGTTATACGAGAGCTCACTTTAGATGCCATTGATTGCCCTGCAGGCACTGTTCTTCATCCCTGGCCAACTCATACATATCCATCTACATTACCGCCCCGCAGGACCAGCACCATCACCAAAACCACCTCTAGAACCACCCGCATCACCACCATTTCACCCACCGCTTTTTACCCAGCCTCCACCAACCCCACACCACCAGTGCCGCATTTCCCTCCCGGTCCCCTCCCACCCTACGAAGATCCCTTGAAAATCTCTTTTCATGTTGTTAACTCTACCTGCATTGATGTGAGCTGGGAGTCTTACTTCACTGTGACATCTTACAAGGTGACTTGGGTTAAGATGGGCCAAAGTTTGATGAGTGACATTACTCGAGAAAGAACAGTCCCTGGATACCAACGAAGGCTTAGTTTGTCAAATCTGGAGCCTAGATCCGTCTACCGCATCTGTGTGTATGTTTTGGATACTCTTAATACTTACAGACCGGGCGAGGATACTATCTGTTCTGAGGCTAAGACAAAATCCACATCCACATACTCTGAATCGGAGCAGGCTGCTCAGCAAGACAACACCTCCACACTTTTATTGGCTGGAGTGATAGGTGGGGCAGTGTTGGTGGTCTTAGTGACGCTTCTAAGCTTGTTTTGCTGGCACATGCACAAGAAAAGCAGATCGCCGTCGTCCAAATGGAAATACAACCGTGGCAGAAGAAAAGATGACTACTGTGAGGCCGGCACCAAAAAGGATAACTCCATCCTGGAAATGACTGAAACCAGCTTTCAGATAGTGTCGCTAAACAATGAGCAGCTTTTAAAAGGGGACTTCAGAATTCAGCCCATCTACACACCTAATGGAGGAATTGGCCTCCGAGACTGTCACCTTAGTAACAATAGCATAGCTTACTGCAAGAGCAGTAACGTTCCCAGTGTGGACTTCCTCCACACATGA